A stretch of DNA from Dokdonia sp. PRO95:
GACATATCTATAAGGCTTGCCTTGATAGGTGCCATCGTATATTTTAAACTGTTTCTCATCTGCACTTTGATTCCAGAAATCGGCAAATTTTGGTGATTCAATTTCGCGCCAATTGTTTACAGATGTAGTTTCAGAGACATACAGTTTGTATACTACCGTAAAGGCTTCATTTAGGTAAGGACTTGTTTTTGAAACTTCGGCTACGAGGTGTACATTTTCTTTGGCTAGATAGGTCGGGTCATTTGGGTCTTTAGGTATTTCTACAGCAGCAGTGACTACTACAGGTACTGCAGGTGACTTATACACCTGGCCATCTACAGTTATTTCTGCTTGGCCTATTTCTAAATTCCCCTTTCGTGTAGGGGTTAAGAAATAAGAAAATGTTTTTGAAAAACTACCTTTCCCATTAATCCACTGTCTGCTTGTAGTTTGACTAGGACCACCCACTACTGTAAAGCCGTCAAAATCTGGTGACTTAAAGTTGTCGCCATCTTGATTCATGGTAAAATCTACACGTAAACGTTCATTTACGCCTAGTCTGTTTTTACTCAGTTTTGCGTTAAACTGTACATCTTGTGCAACGGTTGTTATTGTTGCGAGTAAGAATAGAATTAGTATGTTTAATTTCATCTTCATTACCAGTCTTTCTCTGTTTTGACTTTAGCACCTTTTACTTTCTGTGCATTCATCTTTTCTTGCGTTTTCTTCTCTTGATCCTGCATAGCTTTTAGTAAGCTTTGCACTTGTTGAGGAGATAACTGTCCCTGTTTAGGCTGTGGTGGAGGTTGTTTTTTATCTTCTTCACCGTCGCCACCATCTTGTTTTTTATCCTTGTCTTCAGGCTTTCCATTATCATCTTCCTTCTTTTCGCCATCATCTTCTTTTTCCTCGCCTTTATCATCGGTTTCATCTTTGTCACCGTCTTCTCCTTCTTTCTTATCTCCATCACCTTCTTCGTTTTCCTTCTTCTCGTCTTCTTTTTTGTCCTCGTCTTGATCTTCTTTGTCATCGTTATCACTACCGCCGCCACCATCATTTTCTTTCTCTTTCTTGGCTAGTTGTAAATTATAACGAGTTTCTTCATCTGTAGGATCTGCACGCAACGCATTTTTATAAGCCTCTACTGCGCCATCCCATTGCTTTTGTTGGAATAAAGCATTCCCAAGATTGTGAAACGCTTTATGTTTCTCTTTCTTAGTTTGAGCAACTGCAGTGGCTTTAACCAGCGCATCTGTGCTTTCTTCCCATCTTTTGTTCTTGTAGTAATTGTTACCCGCATTATACTTTGCAGGAACACTCTCTGGTGTCAATGAAATTGCTGCTCTTAAATTTGATTCCGCTTTCGCGAAAGCGTTAAAATCAACCACTCCACCTTCTTGATTACCCATAGCTTCTGTTCCTTCTACAATGAGCTCTCGAGCTTGATCTGCATAAGGATTTTCTGGAGGTGCTGCTTTTTTATCTTGGGCTGTTGTGGTAAACGAAAGGAGCAAGGCAACTATAAAAAGTATGTCCTTAGCACCTTGTAAAGGAGCCATCGTTATGTGTGATATGTTAGTTATAAACTGTTTCATTGTACATTTCACTATTACTTCACTCTTGTTATGGAGTGGATTGGTGAGGATGTTTAATTATCGTTGAATAGGTTTAGTTTTTTAAGCCAGCTAGTCTTACGGTCTAGTAAAAAGATGTCTAAAAACAATAGTAATAATCCAGCTCCTAAAAACCATTGAAACTGATCTTCAAAGTCTGCAAATTGCTTTGCCTCAAACTCTTTCTTATCCATTCCGTTGAGCAAATTCTGTACCGTTTCTACTACCGTGGCAGTATTGCTCCCATCAATATATTCCCCATTTGCTCCCGAGGCAATCTCTTTTAATGTGGTGTCATCTAGACGAGTAATTACAGTCTCGCCATTTTGATCTTTTTTATAAGACTGTACG
This window harbors:
- a CDS encoding tetratricopeptide repeat protein, translated to MAPLQGAKDILFIVALLLSFTTTAQDKKAAPPENPYADQARELIVEGTEAMGNQEGGVVDFNAFAKAESNLRAAISLTPESVPAKYNAGNNYYKNKRWEESTDALVKATAVAQTKKEKHKAFHNLGNALFQQKQWDGAVEAYKNALRADPTDEETRYNLQLAKKEKENDGGGGSDNDDKEDQDEDKKEDEKKENEEGDGDKKEGEDGDKDETDDKGEEKEDDGEKKEDDNGKPEDKDKKQDGGDGEEDKKQPPPQPKQGQLSPQQVQSLLKAMQDQEKKTQEKMNAQKVKGAKVKTEKDW